The nucleotide sequence CCAGATATGCCTCCGCATCCTCCGGCATATCATCCTGATTCAGTTCTTCTCCGCCTTCCAGAATCCTGGCTTCCAGCAGTTCCGCCGGACTTAAGGTATTCACTTCCAGAATCGGTTCTTCTTCCAGCGTATTGACTTCCAGATATGCCTCCACAGCTTCCGGCTGTTCCGGTTCCAGAACTTCCGGCTCCGGTTCTGATGATTCCTTCACAGATGCTTCTTCCGGCTCCGGCGTATCCGGAACTGGCTCTTTCTCCGACTCTGACTTATCCGGAACTGATTCTTCCTCCGGCTCCGGCGTTTCCGGAACTGATTTTTCCTCCGGAACAGACGTATCCGGAACTGGCTCTTTCTCCGACTCTGACTTATCCGGAACTGGTTCTTCCTCCGGCTCCGGCGTTTCCGGAACTGGCTCTTCCTCCGGAACTGATTCTTCTTCCGGTTCCGGTTTTGCAGAAATCTGCTCCGCTGTTTCCGGGACCTGCTGCTCATGTCCGGACACAGCTTTTTCTTCCGGTTTCGCAAATTCCCATTTACGAGTTTCTTCGGCTTTAAATCCTTCTGCGGCCTTTTCCGCTTCCGTTTTTTCCTCCGGCTCCGGAATTCCCTTCAGTTCACGGAAAATCTTCATAAATTCTTTTCCGGTAATTGTCTCATGTTCATAAAGGTACTGAGCAATCTCATCCAGAATGTTCCGGTTCTCCTGAAGCAGACGGGTCGCCTCGTCATAGCTGTCTTTCAGAATCTTCATAACCTCCTGGTCAATCTGGGCTGCTGTTTCCTCTCCGCAGTTCAGACTTGCCCTTCCATCCAGGTACTGGTTTTCCACAGTGACCAGTCCCATAAGGCCAAACCGTTCTGACATGCCATACTGGGTCACCATGGACCTTGCAATCTTGGTGGCCTGTTCAATATCGTTGGAAGCTCCTGTGGTAACGGAATCAAATACAATTTCCTCCGCTGCCCGGCCGCCCATATAGGTGACAAGACGGGCCACCAGTTCATTTTTGGTCATCAGGAATTTCTCTTCTTCCGGCACCTGCATGGTATAGCCCAGTGCTCCCATGGTTCTCGGCACGATGGTAATCTTCTGCACCGGTTCCGCATCTTTCTGCAAAGCAGTCACCAGCGCATGGCCCACTTCATGACAGGCAACCATTTTCTTTTCTTTCGGTCCCATTATCCGGTCTTTTTTCTCTTTACCTGCAATGACCACTTCTACCGATTCAAACAAATCTCCCTGATTTACATATTTTCTGCCCTGTTTTACCGCATTGATGGCCGCTTCATTAATCATATTGGCCAAATCTGAGCCCACTGCCCCGGACGTTGCCAGTGCAATAGCATCCAAATCCACGGAATCATCCAGAAGCACATTTTTGGCATGGACTTTCAGGGTCTCCACCCTTCCTTTCAAATCCGGTTTGTCCACAATAATTCTGCGGTCAAAACGCCCCGGACGCAGCAGAGCCTTGTCCAGTACTTCCGGACGGTTGGTTGCTGCCAGAATCAGAAGGCCTTTGGAAGTATCAAAACCGTCCATCTCCGCCAGAAGCTGATTCAGGGTCTGTTCCCGTTCATCATTGCCGCCGTATCGGGTATCCCGGCTCTTGCCGATAGCGTCAATTTCATCAATAAAAATGATACAGGGCGCCTGTTTCTGAGCTTCTTTAAACAAATCACGGACACGGGAGGCACCCACGCCCACAAACATTTCCACAAAATCAGAACCTGCCAGTGAAAAGAAAGGCACTTTCGCCTCTCCGGCCACTGCCTTGGCAAGGAGGGTCTTACCGGTTCCCGGAGGGCCCACCAGCAATGCTCCCTTGGGCAGCTTTGCTCCGATATCCGTATATTTTCTGGGATTATGCAGGAAATCCACCACTTCCTGCAGGGATTCCTTGGCCTCGTCCTGTCCCGCCACATCCTTGAATGTAACGCCTGTGGACTTCTCCACATAAACTTTTGCGGTGGTCTTCCCGACCCCCATCATTCCGCCGCCTCCCATTTTGCGGAAAATCAGAAAATAAAGCAGAATCCACACCAGCACCAGAGGCAGAATATAACTTACCATATTCCACATAATGGCTGTGGATACATCTTCCACAGTTCCGCTGAATTTAACGTCATGCTCTTTCAGCAGCGGCAGCAGCGTCTCATCATTTAATTCCGCTGTGTAATAAGTTATCCGGTATAATCTGTTCTCCTCTTTGGGCGTAATATTAATCCGGTTGGAGGTAAATGTCACCGACTCTACCTTATCCTGCTCCACCATATCTATAAATTCCGAATACGTGACTTCTTTGTTGGTGGCATCTTTGGCACAGCTGTTCAGAAGGCTGGTCAGAAAAAGCACCAGCAAAGCAGCCAGAATAAAGACCATAATCGTCATTCCGTTTTTATTGCCGCCATTATTATTTCCACCTTTGTTATTGTTATTTCCTTTGTTCTCCATTTATTTCCTCCTGCGTATCGCAACCGTCTGTTTCGCGACACCTCTTTATTATATGTGCATTTTCCTTGAAAATCAATACAATTCTCCTAAACTTTTCCCCGCATTTCTAAAGTTTTTATAAAAAGAACCGCACACAGGCCAGAGTGTGTCAACAAAAGGACAAAACTTCTAACAAATTACTTCAATTTATAATAACTTCCCTTCAATTTTCCCTCTTTTTTCAATACCCCTGCCTCTACCAGTTCTTTTAAGATTTTTAATGCACGGGAATCTTTTACATTCAGCAACTCCTGAACCTCTTTATTCGTTATTGCCCCTCTTTCCTCTATATACTGAATAATCTTTTTATAATTGTCATTTGATTTATCCGTACTTTTCCGTACTTTTTCCATACCTTTTTGCGTTTTATCCGTACTTTTTCCAATTCTGGTTTTATCCGAAAAACGGAATAAGTTTATATGAAATGCGTCTTTAAATTCCCGGTTTTTATGCTATCCTGAAAATAATCATTTGTTTTTCCATATTTTTTTGAAAGAAACTTATAAAAGTTCCCTATTACAGAAAAGTAAATATCTACAGCAGCTCTGCTTTTAAGGTTACCTGCCTTCACATAATATTCTACACTCCGTAATAAGGTATCCTTATCCATTACATTCAGGAAACAAATACAGGTAACATTCTTTTCTCTAAGTTCTAAAGAGACAAATTCGTAAAAAGCATATATTTTGCTCCTATATATATTTGCAGTTGATTCTCCATTTTCTTTCTTCTGCATATCCAAAAATTCTTTTATTTCATCGGAAAACTCCATATTTTTTCCTTTTCAAGTTCTTTATGTACTTATTTTTTGAGTTTCATCGTAACATAAGAATACTTATTTTTCAATACAGGATTTTTCTTTCCAAATCTTTTTTATTTTTATAAAAGTTCTGGCTTTCTTTCTCCGCAGGTTGTATAATATATTAGTTATAATCAGAGTTTATTAATGTTCACATATAAAGGAGGATCTGTCTATGCCCGTAAAATACGTCTTTGTCACCGGTGGAGTTGTATCCGGTCTCGGCAAGGGAATTACCGCCGCGTCCCTGGGCCGGCTGCTGAAAGCCCGCGGATACAAAGTCACCATGCAGAAATTTGACCCTTACATCAACATCGACCCCGGCACCATGAACCCCATTCAGCACGGAGAGGTCTTTGTCACCGACGACGGTGCGGAAACAGATTTGGATTTGGGCCATTACGAGCGTTTTATTGATGAAAATTTAGGCAAAAATTCCAACGTAACCACGGGCAAGGTCTACTGGTCCGTGCTCCAGAAGGAACGCCGGGGCGACTACGGCGGAGGCACTGTCCAGGTAATCCCCCATATTACCAATGAAATCAAGAGCCGGTTTTACCGGAATTTTACCACGGAAGAAACCCATATTGCCATTATCGAGGTAGGCGGTACCGTGGGTGATATGGAAAGTCAGCCCTTTCTGGAATCCATCCGCCAGTTCCAGCACGAAGTGGGACATGAGAACGCTATCTTAATCCATGTTACCCTGATTCCCTATATCACCGCTTCCGGAGAAATGAAGACAAAACCCACCCAGGCCAGTGTCAAGGAACTGCAGGGTATGGGAATCCAGCCTGATATTATTGTGTGCCGTTCGGAACATCCTCTGGACCAGGCCATCAAAGATAAAATTGCATTATTCTGCAACGTACCTGACAGCCATGTGCTTCAGAATCTGGATGTGGAGTACCTGTATGAAGCTCCTCTGGCCATGGAAAAAGAGAATCTGGCCCAGGTAGCCTGCGAATGTCTCCATCTGGACTGTCCGGAGCCGGATTTAAGCGACTGGATAGATATGGTGGACTCCCTGCGCAATCCCAACAAAGAGGTGGAAATTGCCCTTGTGGGAAAATACATTTCCCTCCACGACGCCTACATTTCCGTTGTGGAAGCTCTGAAACACGGCGGAATCGCGGAGCGGGCCACCGTCAATATCAAATGGGTGGATTCGGAACTGCTGAATGAAGAGAATGTAGCTCAGATTCTTGGAGACGTGCAGGGGATTCTGGTTCCCGGCGGATTCGGCGACCGGGGCATTGACGGTAAAATACTGGCATGTCGGTACGCAAGGGAGCATAAGGTCCCGTTCCTGGGACTCTGCCTGGGTATGCAGCTTGCCATTGTGGAATTTGCCCGCCATATCTGCGGATTCCGGGACGCTCACAGTATTGAGCTGGACCCCAACACCACTCATCCCGTCATCGCACTGATGCCTGACCAGAACGGCGTAGAAGATATCGGCGGGACACTGCGGCTGGGTTCCTGTCCCTGCGTTCTGGACAAGTCCTCCAGAGCATATCAGGTCTATGGAACGGAAACCATCCACGAGCGTCACCGTCACCGTTATGAAGTAAACAACGATTACCGCTCTGTCCTTACGGAGCACGGCATGAAGCTCTGCGGCCTTTCCCCGGACGGACGGATTGTGGAAATGGTGGAAATCCCGGATCATCCCTGGTATATTGCCACACAGGCTCATCCGGAATTAAAATCAAGGCCCAACCGGCCCCATCCGCTGTTTAAAGGCTTTGTGGAAGCTGCCATTAAAATGAAACAGCAGCCTTAACTCCCGGACTGTATGCTGAACAAAGTGTGCAATCCCCTCAAGATTGAGGGGATTGCACACTTTGACGCGCCGAGTGCAGTTGCGAAGCAACTAATACCTTTTGCACGAGTGCGCATAATTATTTTATTTCATCTATGGCTCCACAATATTGAAATATGTTGGGAAGTCTGCGATATTTCCTGTCAGCACCGACACAATATCTTCCTTCCCGCTGACAGACTCTATGGCCTCTTCCATCATCTGCCTGTCATTGTTTGCAATTCCAAGAATTCCGGCTTTTTTCATTTTTATTACCCCATCGGGATTTTCACTCCAGCCCTCCTGAGAATGAAGAAATACACCGTGGTTGATACGAAGCAGATATTGTTCTCCTTCGTCTGTAATCTCCAGATTGATGACCAGATTCAAATCTTCCATTTCTTTTGCGTCCATGCTGATTCCAAGATAGTCAAGCATGGTCTCCGTACTCATTCCGAGAGCTGCGGGCCCTGTTTTTCCCACACTTTTTTCAGGATAGTTTTCTGTGCCGTGACGAAGCTCATAAGCTCCTGTCAGATAAGCATTCCGCCATGCGCCGGACTCTGCCTGATACCCAAGCTGCTCCAGAGCGTCCGCACAGAGATTCCGGGCCTCCTGGTTCTCCGGCTGGTCATAAACCACAGCATTTGTAATCTCTGCCACCCACTGGTATTCTCCTTTTTCAAAATCTTCCCGTGCCATGGCAAGAACCCGCTCCGTATCTCCCAGATATTCCATCAGTTTCTTTGCATATTCTGATGGAGGCATCTGATTAAGGTGTACCGGATTTGCATCATACCATCCCATATATTTCTGGCAGACTGCTTTTGCATTATGGGCCAGGGTTCCGTAATACTGACGGGTATACCATACTTTTTCCAGGTCTTCCGGCAGCTCAATCATCTCCGCAATCTCTGCGGAAGTATAGCCCTGATTAATATACTGCAATGTCTGAGCCGTAATATATTTATATACGGAAGCAGTATTTATCATATATTCTCTGATTACGTCATTTCCCCAGTGGGGCCAGTTATGGGACTGGAAAATCACCTCTGTCTCATCTCCGAAATATTCCAGAGCTTTCAGAATATACTGGCCCCAGGCATTTCCGTCACGGACTTCCGCGCCCCGCAGAGTATACAGGTTGTGCATGGTTCCGGTACAGTTTTCCGCCATCCAGAGGGCTTTGTGCTGAGGCAGATATGTATTCATCTCGGCGGGAGATTCCGTACCTGGCGTAAGCTGAAACACCAGTTCCACCCCGTCCAGCGTCATCTCAAACAGTTCTTCCTTCACTTCAAAGGTGGGAGAATAATAAGAACCGGTTCCGGAAGAGGGCGTCAGTCCAATGCCTACAGACAGGCTCCCCTTTTCTCCTTTTTCCAGAAAAGTTCCATATTGGAAATCGCTTCTTCTGCGCATGGCATTTCCCGCAAATACATTTTCCTCCATAACTGCTTTTTCATACCCTTCGGGAACAATCACCAGGGTTTTTCCGGAAGCAATCTGTTCTTCCAGACTGAGCGCAGAATCTGCCAGGTCTTCCGGGGCCACCACTCCTCCGATTCCTCCATAATGGTCCACATGGGCATGGCTCACCACTACGGCAGTAATATGAGCCTCTCCAAATTCCTGTTCCAGAAGTTCCAGGGCAGCCCTGGCTGTCTCCACAGAGGTGGTGCAGTCAAATACAATCCAGCCGCTGTCACTGCGTACAAAGGTAATATTTGCCACATCGTATCCCCTGACCTGGTAAATCCCCTCTTTTACCTCAAACAGTCCGTATTTCCCGTTTAATTCCGTATTGCGCCACAGACTGGGATTGGCGCTGTCCGGGGACTTCTCTCTGTCCCTGACAAAATCATAGCAGTCCTGGCTCCAGGCAACGGAGCCGCTGTCTGTTCTGATTTCCAGGGTTTCCGGCGCCCGCAGCAGCCCCCGCTCTGCAAACTCACGTTCCTGTTCATCTGCAAAATCCAGAACCTGATATACCAGTTCGTTAGCCTGCTTTGTATACTCTGTAGGCTCCTTTACCTCCGTGCTGCTGCCCGCATCCTGTGCGGCAGCTTCCGTCTGTGTGTCCTGTGCGTCAGTTTCTGTCTGTTCTTCCCTGTTTTCCTCTTCCCGTTTTGCATGTTCCGTATCCGGCCCGGATTCTGCCGCTGCACAGCCGGCTAACATCACTGCCAGTATCAGGATACTTATTATTTTTACAGGAACATTCTTTTTCATAATAAATTACTCCTTTTCGCTTTTAAATCAGTCAGGCAATTGCCTGTTTAAATCAGCCCCCGGTTC is from Lachnospiraceae bacterium JLR.KK002 and encodes:
- a CDS encoding winged helix-turn-helix transcriptional regulator — encoded protein: MEKVRKSTDKSNDNYKKIIQYIEERGAITNKEVQELLNVKDSRALKILKELVEAGVLKKEGKLKGSYYKLK
- a CDS encoding CTP synthase; translated protein: MPVKYVFVTGGVVSGLGKGITAASLGRLLKARGYKVTMQKFDPYINIDPGTMNPIQHGEVFVTDDGAETDLDLGHYERFIDENLGKNSNVTTGKVYWSVLQKERRGDYGGGTVQVIPHITNEIKSRFYRNFTTEETHIAIIEVGGTVGDMESQPFLESIRQFQHEVGHENAILIHVTLIPYITASGEMKTKPTQASVKELQGMGIQPDIIVCRSEHPLDQAIKDKIALFCNVPDSHVLQNLDVEYLYEAPLAMEKENLAQVACECLHLDCPEPDLSDWIDMVDSLRNPNKEVEIALVGKYISLHDAYISVVEALKHGGIAERATVNIKWVDSELLNEENVAQILGDVQGILVPGGFGDRGIDGKILACRYAREHKVPFLGLCLGMQLAIVEFARHICGFRDAHSIELDPNTTHPVIALMPDQNGVEDIGGTLRLGSCPCVLDKSSRAYQVYGTETIHERHRHRYEVNNDYRSVLTEHGMKLCGLSPDGRIVEMVEIPDHPWYIATQAHPELKSRPNRPHPLFKGFVEAAIKMKQQP
- a CDS encoding alkyl sulfatase dimerization domain-containing protein; translation: MKKNVPVKIISILILAVMLAGCAAAESGPDTEHAKREEENREEQTETDAQDTQTEAAAQDAGSSTEVKEPTEYTKQANELVYQVLDFADEQEREFAERGLLRAPETLEIRTDSGSVAWSQDCYDFVRDREKSPDSANPSLWRNTELNGKYGLFEVKEGIYQVRGYDVANITFVRSDSGWIVFDCTTSVETARAALELLEQEFGEAHITAVVVSHAHVDHYGGIGGVVAPEDLADSALSLEEQIASGKTLVIVPEGYEKAVMEENVFAGNAMRRRSDFQYGTFLEKGEKGSLSVGIGLTPSSGTGSYYSPTFEVKEELFEMTLDGVELVFQLTPGTESPAEMNTYLPQHKALWMAENCTGTMHNLYTLRGAEVRDGNAWGQYILKALEYFGDETEVIFQSHNWPHWGNDVIREYMINTASVYKYITAQTLQYINQGYTSAEIAEMIELPEDLEKVWYTRQYYGTLAHNAKAVCQKYMGWYDANPVHLNQMPPSEYAKKLMEYLGDTERVLAMAREDFEKGEYQWVAEITNAVVYDQPENQEARNLCADALEQLGYQAESGAWRNAYLTGAYELRHGTENYPEKSVGKTGPAALGMSTETMLDYLGISMDAKEMEDLNLVINLEITDEGEQYLLRINHGVFLHSQEGWSENPDGVIKMKKAGILGIANNDRQMMEEAIESVSGKEDIVSVLTGNIADFPTYFNIVEP